In Carassius auratus strain Wakin chromosome 41, ASM336829v1, whole genome shotgun sequence, the DNA window catttacttaaattcgttacttcagacttatgtggcctctagaagcttgcgttctgcaagtgaacgtcgcttgattgtgccatcccaaagaagcacaaagtcacttttacggaattttaaatgaaatgttccctcctggtagaatgacctccccaactcaatccgagcagctgagtccttagccatcttcaagaattggctaaaaacacatctcttccatctttatttgaccctctaactctagcactagctattctaattaaaaaataaaactaaaaaaatacctATAGCTTTCTAATCTTTATCTATtccatgttttcttttcatttatacaattaacaaaagcaaaaaagagctctaacactagcttgctctattctttttctattctttttatttattatattatttaaaaagcccttgctatgtgtactgcgttaagctaagggagacttgttataacacttgtatatcattgctcttttgttgattttgattgctttcattgtcctcatttgtaagtcgctttggataaaagtgtttgctaaatgactaaatgtaaatgtaaaaatgtgcttAAAGGAAGagtacacccaaaaatgttatattaacatCTAATTTGAAAACATCACATTCAGTTTCAGTATATTCTTTCAAAGTGTATTGTCACCATAAGCATTCTTTAATTTAAACCTATGCTGTGAAATCCTGCTAAAGCTTCCTTTTTCACAACAGTGGTTTCTCAACAATAGTTAAATGTTTGGGGTAAGTTAGTAGTGAAAGCCTTAGCAGTGACAATGCAACCTTCTGTTGCAGGTGAGCATCAACTCAACCACACAGTGAACTGTATAAACATCCGGTGGTGAATGACAGCCTTAGGTGCTGTTGGGTAGTAGTGCGAGTGGTTAAGGTATAGCTGGTGTTTTAAGCCAACCACACAGCATGAGCAGCTCTTAGTTTCAAATACACTCAGCGTCACTAAACTGTGTCCACCCACACAAATTTGGAGTAGCATGCAAGAGTTAACTGTAACTTGCAATGTCTCTGCAACAAATTTAAAGCAAACAGGCTGGATATGAGACACTGAACTCAATTTGAGTTTGTATCATGTCGTGTTGTTCCTAGGTTCTGGTAAAATCTATCAGAGCATTTCAGTGCAGCAAAACCACAGATCTATTGGTACAGAAAGATCAGTGaagcagaaaaacagataacCATGTTTGGTAGAAACACATCAAAAGGTCCATACTGAGGAGATGGATGCATTTACTAGTAAACTGTTTAATTAAGTGTGTTTTAGCGTTTAATTTAATGGCATGAGAAACCTGGgggaaaaaaactttatttatacttttaaaaagcTTATTCATCAGCAGTCAAAGGAAACATACAAAATGCTTTCACAAAAACTCTCAAATTgacttcataaataaaataaacacatgtaAATCGCAATCTTTGTGATTTCTCTCCTccaaaaagtaaatttaaaagcaATCCATGCTATAAACAATAACTCAGATGACTGATTGTCCTTTCAGGCCTAGGCTCTTCTAGCAGCTTCATGGTTTAGGCTTTGAAACCCAGAGATGATTTATGTtatcttcaaaaacattaaaatgctcttacgcatttattataatataagtgATTTTTATAAGATAATATGTATAGCGGCAAAACCAGAGAGGATCCTGGTGTCAGTGATTCACTGGGACAATGTGAAAATAAACTAATCCATTTATGAATCTGAAATCTGAAgcttttttaaaggaatattccaggttcaaGATGAGTTGAGCTCAATCAACAGCACATAATGCTGATTAGCTCAAAAAACAAGAGACAAGTTGAAATGTCTTTAAATTTGACATTGCATGAtccattttctaaatgcatgttatggaTCTAATTGTGAACTAATCATTTTCATACAGAACAAGTAATTTTCAGTTACATTCGGATGTACATTGTATTATAGAAGGTCATTTAAGTATAAAGATAGTACACTTACATTACCATGTTTCTTAACAAACTTAAGTGCAATATCAAATTattagttttactttaaagtacactttaaatgattgtaaaatgatttaataatcttttggcattcattaaataaatgcacttgTTTTGACATACTGCGTAACACACGCAAGTTTGAACAATTGTTTCCTTTTATAAAATcactttcaaatatttttcatgGTCACCTTTAACATTACACCACAGGTTTATTGATCTTAACGTgtattgaacccagaatattccttaaATTAAATGTTGCCTTCTCTAGCAAATAAAGCCTTTTGTTCTTGTTTCAGTGTGTCTTATAGATTCTTAACAAACCCTTTAGTTAAAGGGAAACCCAACCAACCCTTTTCTGGCTCTTCATAATCATCTTCCTCTCCCTCAGTCCCTGTAGTCTCCTGAAGAAAGCTTCTCCCACTTTGGATTGAGATGGCAGATGGGCATACAACTGCCGTATGCCACTCTACTTTGTTCTGGACTTCAGTCCCTGGACCAGCAGAGTCTGCCCAGTCCCTCTCTGTGGTACCAACTCTGGACCACCAGCCTGCAGATCCTACATACACCGTCCCGACTACAACCATCTCTAGCCTTGCATCCCATAATCTCCCCATCACCAACACCTTTCCAGCAACCTTCGCCCTCTCCTTCAGCTCATCCTCatccacctgttctctctcgTTCATCTTGTCCTTctccttttctttgttttttttacaccgtCTGGTTCTCTCCAGGTTGGCTCTGCCAGTGTGAGGATTGGGTAGATCTGGCTCGGTGTCTGCATGGTAACAGCTGCCCATGTAGTCCCAGTATGGCCTGCTGGGGCCCAAGATGCCCACTGTCCGCGGTGTGGTGAGTTTGAGGTAGATGATGCAGATGAAGACAGGGAATGACCAAGGCCATGATAAATGAGTGCAGCACACAGCGGAGGACAGAGGAGAGGGTGGCCAGCATGAAGAGAGCGAGCGGACGAGTCAGAAGGTTAATAATCAGGTGGTTCATCCTTCCTGCAAATAAAGATAGAATGAAAggaggccaaaaaaaaaaaaaaaacgtcttaaATGTTGGCAAGCATAATGTACCCCACTGACCTCTCCAGGACGTATCTTCTCATTATTTCGATCCACCAAGTTCCTTCTGAGGTGATAGTGGCCTAAGATGTATATATACATAGCCCATGAGGGATACAATGTTGAATCACACCTTGATGAGAGCCTTTACAACATCAATGTCCTTACCTTGCATCCTGCGCAAAACTACATCACCAAGGTCCAATCTGACCATTTTACCTGAGAGTGACATAACCCCCAAAAAAgggttaaatatttaaacatttaacataagGAAATCTGAATTCACTaaattagatattttatattatatttatatttttcactgcagaaaatgtaattgctacacacacacacacacacacacacacagacacacacacagatatatatatatatatatatatatatatatatatatatatatatatatatatatatatatatatatatatatataaccggTAAATTCTTTGAGGACATGCAAATAAGGACATTATCGTGATAGACTTGTGGTCTATGCAAGTTAAGATTTCCTCATGAGCATATTATAGCGTAAAACTTTGTCTAATATTGGCTTAaacttttgagaaaaaacaacttgTGTACGTTACGTCTTTCCGATTGAGCAGCTATTCAAAAAGCATTTAACAGGTTTATTAGTAGCATGCCATGCTGTACCGTCAGCTTGCTCCATCATCACGCTTTTTTGTAATCCCTAATATGGTAAACACCGCCTTCTTTAAAACTCAGTCTATGGCTGTAAAATAAAGAGCATGCGTGAACTACTTACCCAATATTCAGAAACGCACCGAGAGCttaaaaagcaatgcaaaaatgtcCTCTTCCCTAGTCGATGTTATTTGCCGTGTTCGAAGTTGTCAACGTTCAACAATTCAACGTTGTCTTCCTGCATGGAATATAATTTCAACCAATCCACATCCGGGAATACGACCCTGCACAAAACGCGTGGTCTTAGATGCGCTTGTAGCAGATTAATCTTCCTACGATAGAACGCATGCGTCCTGTATGGATTTGCTCCATTATTGTGTGGCATTACAAATATGTGCGAGTTAAATCTATATGTTAAGAAAAAGGTCTTAAATGTAGAAGAGCTTAtgtctgtaaaatatatatatatatatatatttgctgcaATATCAAATGGAATTATTGACTTTATCCATGAAAAGTTTACCTTCATATTaagtcaaattaataataataatatataaatacaaataacatttttaagatGAGAAATTAGTAAAATGGCACACACAAATACTGTCATTCATACCTAATGTTTATTGGTAACTGTCATCTAGTACCAATATTAAGAAAACAAACTCTaaacatatttacaaaagttCACTTTGTACAGTCACTGTCAACATGACAGCATAGCTGAATAtagttcatatttcatattagtTTATAAATTCTATTTTCAGTGCACCCTGGACATAGAAGAGCACCAGGGATTTTCTTCATTTAGAAACCATTGTTTTTTTGGCTGGGCTGTTTTCAGTGATTGTGTTTTGTGAAATAGCTCCCCGTAGGGGCCAGGTGAACAACTGTAACTAACAAACAAgtctttaattatttatgtaaGATTCAACATAGGTCCTTTGTTGGTCCTACAGCTACAACATTGTCGTGAGCTTCCTACACTCTGAAAACATCAATCACAGTCCAAAAGGAACACTTTAGAATAACATAACCATTACTAGAAATTGATCCAATTTGGATGTGGTAAACAAATCTGCAATTTTGCATTTGAAACTGTGTCATGAGGTGCGAACTGTGTTAAAGCCAGTCAAATTGACTATTAGTGTTCTCCATACTTAGCCCGAAGTTCCAATCAGTCCCATCTCTGATGATGGTATGCTCTCAGACTCAGCAAGTTTCAACTCTtctgacatcacttcctctcGTGCATCGTAAGCTTGCTTGTCCTCAGTTCCTTCCGCTAAAGTATGTCCTACATCTGCTGCCTCTATTCCACCCTCTCTCAAACTGCTGGTGCTAACTTCAATTATAACAATGCCTTCTCCCCCCTCTAACTGGAAGATTCCCTCCATTTGCCCAGAGTTTGCCCCTACAGCACTTTTGAAACTGCCCCTTGCCCCAGAACTGTTGCCCTCGCCTTCTATCAGTGCAAACATTTGAACACTGTCCCCTGGACCTGTGCTTCCATCCATTTTTGCCTCATCACCTAGCTCAAATACCACATCCTGCCCTTCCAGAGGCACCAAGGCATGACCCGGGTGGCAAGAAAGGCTGAGATTCTCACCTGGGCCTCCTATGAAGCCCGAGCTTGGCTGAATGTCCTCCTCACTTTGAGGCTGTGTTTGGAAATGAAGCACAAAAGACTTTTCTTCAACACTTCCCTCGGCATCTGCAGTTCCATGCCCCTCACTCTGTCCGGTCCACTCTTGGAGTAAGTTAAGAGAGACCATTTCTGCCTTCTCTTTTCCTGCATCTCCTTCGCATTCTCCCTCTGTCTGAAACCGTAGGACATATGACTTCTCTCCTCCCTCACAATTCCCTCCCTCTTCTTGCTGGCCCTCACCTTCAATCTGCAAGACATAAGACTGCCCTATGTCATTCCCGCCCTCCATCTCCACCTTCACCTCCACCCCATCCCCCTGTCCTCCATTCTCCATTTCTTTCTTTAGACACAGAACAAAGTGCTCCCTAGAGATTTCTTCGACAACTTTCTCTTCGACTGGAACCCTCTCAGGATCACTGCTCAACATGGGCGAACTGTTTGTTAGTGTGGAGTTTGCCATCACTGACATGATGCTAACTGCAGGAACTGAAGAGTTTTCTGGTACTTGGCTAGTGATGACAGGTGACACAGCCGGTGGACTGTCAGTATTAAGCGGTGGGAACTCGGTCTTTAAAGATGCAGCAGAAGTGGAACTTGATATTGTAGAAGATGTGGAAGTTGCAGCTGATAACATTAATGGTTGCTTAACTGGTGTGGTCTGAACATTAGGGGGGGATTTATTGGTAGGCTTCCGTCCACGCCTGGCTCCTCCCTTCCTGCTACGACCGAGGCTGCCTAAAATGGGACGAGTAATCGTCGATGTGCTTTGAGGCTGGGCAGTAATGAGGGGAGAATTATTATTTGTCAAAATAAATCTCTGCTGTGTTTGAACTGGTTGAAGTTGCTGGATTTGTGTTTGGGGTGTTGCCAGAACTTGGGGCATTGCCGGAATGGTCTGCACCAAGGGGAGGGTCTGTGGATTTGATGGGGTGGAAAGAGTGTTTGTACTGGATGCTGTGGGAACCAAGATAAGACTAGGCTGGTTTCCATTGCTGGATTGGCACTGAAGAAGCAGGAAATTCTGTGCCTGTGGGGGTGGCggtggtggaggaggaggggCTGGCTGTGTTGGTGTGGGATTGGATAGTGGGATCAGCTGCAACCCTGAAGTCGTCTGGATCATAAAATAATTCTGTGATGTGTTTGGAGGTATGTCCAGATTTGGGGGTGAAAGGATCAATGTGGAATTGCTATCAGTGGAAAACAATGAGGTAAGCCCTCCAGGTACATTCAAGTTTAAATTTAGCGTTGCTGTCTCTGAAGCCCCAATACCTTTAGCCTTTCCTGCTTCCTTCATACATGCTACTGTACCCCCAGAACTGTGAGTTCTCAAGTGCCTTTGCAGGTAGGAGAGCATGACAAACTCTTTTCCGCAGTGTTGGCACTTAAAGTCCTTGTGCGAGGAGTGTGTGCGCAGATGCAGCTGCAGATTGGATGAGTGGGTGAAGCTCTTGTGGCACTGGGAGCACTGAAAGGGCCTTTCTCCAGAGTGTGTCCGTTCATGCTGTTTGAGGTTGGAGGTCTGTGAAAAAGCCTTACCACACACAGAACAACTGTGTGGACGTAGGCCAGAATGGAGCTGACTGTGGCGACGGAGACAGCTGGTGTTCTTGAAAGACTTGCCACATTCCTGACATACATATGGCCTCTCACCGGTGTGCTGGCGAAGATGGTACTGGTAGTGTGAGCTCCACTTAAAGGTCAGTGGACAGTAGGGACACTGAAAAGCCCGCACACCTGTGTGGACCTAGATGGGTTGAGAACAGTATTCaagatgttttaataataaaataatgttaagcctaatattaattaataataaaagcttAATGAAAGTATTATGAGTTTAGTTGTTACGACTCATGCGCTAAACAGTTATGTGTGCGATACAAATTGAAATACAAGCCACTGGTATGATTTCCTTTAGTGTGTTGTTAAATACTGCAGTTAGTAAGCTTTTGAACTGGACTTGCCCATGaatattactttaaatatatttaaaataccatAAAAAAGTTAACATATTACATcactgatttaataatgaaatgaatCAGTTATTTCATACTGCTCTAATgcaaaaacacatcaaaatgtTCAATTTGACAAGAAGCTGTGATTACCCTTTGGTGTATGGAGAGCAGTGAGGACCTTTTGAAGCTCTTGCCACACTCTGTGCATCGATAGGGTCTCTCCCCAGTGTGGTCTCTCATGTGGTACCGAAGTCCTGATGAACCTTTGAATGACTTCCCACATTCAGAGCAGCGATATGGCCTCTCTGTAGGGAATGAAGAGAGAAATACATCCGTGAGATGAATGTGAGAGTTTCATTGTATGTGCAAATTTCTCGTGTCAAACAGGTGTTTATTATACCATGTAAGTTAATGTAAAGTCTTCATTTATCAAAAGCTTGAGAATAAGTGA includes these proteins:
- the LOC113059948 gene encoding zinc finger protein 628-like, with the protein product MANTVATLVVQTELLPSQMSSSLSPFPSLLPSIEDGEEDGEKGEEEGKESGTVGLTGDIVTSTPPVATVAQNPEHPFQCLDCGKSFKWSSRLAHHQRSHNNERPYRCNLCPKAFKGSSALLYHQRSHSGEKPYKCDDCGKAFKRSSLLQIHRSVHTGLRTFKCSYCPLTFKWSSHYQYHLRQHTGECPYPCDSCSKAFKNSSSLRRHKNVHLGFKPYVCDVCNKAFSQSTNLRQHMRIHTGERPYVCGDCGRSFTHSSNLALHRISHIEGKGKTAGKPGGSGPGSATREMEVVLTEDLNTVGMSISEMVGLVGGQEGGVGQVFLSHDTSLPATSGSVNQNILPQLTLTATSSAVSDTEHIHMCKADTGASVMLFSCGSCNETFSTQSHLEEHQTLHLESLGPAGGEGVATENSTEAEGGGVSLVRASPLLTDFEEVVETTTVADSGETAELLGLAAVRNEPGQAQYDLLQTLTASVNQMPIDTSVSTAQATTECAYCGKSFKTSSGLTRHVAQAHPLALSESRSQFNCSACDRSFPLLSSLLNHQHSHTPEQRLLAEAEAEAEIVCPSLSLPLPSLKRGGEDGEREIHVSLITVTEEGERRAVKPSAKASGKGARRGGGSKTSSTNNERPYRCSECGKSFKGSSGLRYHMRDHTGERPYRCTECGKSFKRSSLLSIHQRVHTGVRAFQCPYCPLTFKWSSHYQYHLRQHTGERPYVCQECGKSFKNTSCLRRHSQLHSGLRPHSCSVCGKAFSQTSNLKQHERTHSGERPFQCSQCHKSFTHSSNLQLHLRTHSSHKDFKCQHCGKEFVMLSYLQRHLRTHSSGGTVACMKEAGKAKGIGASETATLNLNLNVPGGLTSLFSTDSNSTLILSPPNLDIPPNTSQNYFMIQTTSGLQLIPLSNPTPTQPAPPPPPPPPPQAQNFLLLQCQSSNGNQPSLILVPTASSTNTLSTPSNPQTLPLVQTIPAMPQVLATPQTQIQQLQPVQTQQRFILTNNNSPLITAQPQSTSTITRPILGSLGRSRKGGARRGRKPTNKSPPNVQTTPVKQPLMLSAATSTSSTISSSTSAASLKTEFPPLNTDSPPAVSPVITSQVPENSSVPAVSIMSVMANSTLTNSSPMLSSDPERVPVEEKVVEEISREHFVLCLKKEMENGGQGDGVEVKVEMEGGNDIGQSYVLQIEGEGQQEEGGNCEGGEKSYVLRFQTEGECEGDAGKEKAEMVSLNLLQEWTGQSEGHGTADAEGSVEEKSFVLHFQTQPQSEEDIQPSSGFIGGPGENLSLSCHPGHALVPLEGQDVVFELGDEAKMDGSTGPGDSVQMFALIEGEGNSSGARGSFKSAVGANSGQMEGIFQLEGGEGIVIIEVSTSSLREGGIEAADVGHTLAEGTEDKQAYDAREEVMSEELKLAESESIPSSEMGLIGTSG